The following proteins are encoded in a genomic region of Canis lupus familiaris isolate Mischka breed German Shepherd chromosome 6, alternate assembly UU_Cfam_GSD_1.0, whole genome shotgun sequence:
- the WDR90 gene encoding WD repeat-containing protein 90 isoform X6, whose amino-acid sequence MAKAWQRPFVNVFRHCRVGEWRRCSREGDVAAVTDKSLRCAVYRIRDAPSAGGYIQLPGTSMQSLGLTGRYLYVLFRPLPGKHFIIQLDVATKDGQVVRMSFSNLFKEFKSTATWLQFPLICGAGAATKGGTRVGASDARWTCLQLDLRNILLVYVNRRYGHLKSVKLCASLLVKSLYTSDLCFDPTLTVAEAQRARLRVTPVPREMAFPVPEDESWYDHYVHIRFPSDSSEASPGPVQESRSPPEADFLGRVPRLLPHPGASSSAAQDGAPSAGPIAPCQAPSVPRPLPEVSLFCEPSEVPTGSEPSAPAHARHKHAAGNGDDVSAPKPTVEPAVRGDVAVHKPFGGKQSKQEVALAKHPFQKRSFLPDPILRLKGVVGFGGHSTKWALWTKDGSAVVYPCHAVVVVLRTDTREQRCLLGHTDKVSALALDGDNVLLASAQARPSSMLRLWDFGTGACLSLFRSPAHTLCSLSFSRGGALLCGVGKDRQGRTVVVAWGTAQVGRGGEPVLLAKTHTGVDIQAFEVAFFDETRMASCGQGSVRLWRLRGGQLRSCPVDLGEHRVLELTDLAFGPAHDGHMLYVCGRSGHILEIDHQHMAVRHARRLLPVWTPGSPVSQKQTFGSGPGISISSLSTSQATCAVGSEDGYLRLWPLDFSSVLLEAEHEGPVTWVRVSPDGLRVLSATSLGHLGFLDVPSREYRVLVRSHTAPVLALATECSHGQLATVSQDHTVRVWDLATLQQLHDLRSPEEAPCTVAFHPTRPALFCGFSSGAVRSFSLESAEVLAAHRCHQGPVTGLAASPDGSLLFSSCSSGTLAQYHCAATQCRVLRVAANVVCRDAHPTPNALVLSGDSHLLAFVGPSKYVVTVMNAASLEEPAGCARQPLTALPQLLRVDVRALDLASARLASAVALCFGPGPPGHLLVSTSSSTVVVLDSTSGRVVRELPAVHSGACPSLALSRDARFLLTAADRAIKLWDYPTQACPGCQVYIGHSEPVRAVAFAPDQQRLLSVGDAIFLWDILGPLERSPPGSAGDSPGAPPTCEASPDARQLEDVVSGAHGLPRQQVPKPSQASPLQLGVCAGLLRDDDGAFSWSDEEGPSEESHIPEGLRQGSSLPVLVKEASGAGDGVWGSPGDPRGLSMHPHPHGWPSAQGTRKAQVCPSARPDCYKHFVARYKTSSLPKSASVSRGSAERLLLKAVMGYNGNGRANVVWKPDTGFFAYTSGCLVVVEDLHSGAQQHWLGHPEEISTLALSHDAQVLASASGCGSTASCCQIRIWNVPGGSCRQLISYHSTAVQALAFSPDDELLVTLGDYGDRTLALWSMATCELLSATCLPEPVHGVAFNPWDAGELACVGQCAVTLWLLRGPNASLQGRREPLPEELGAGELTSLCYGAAPLLYCGSNAGQVCVWDTSASRCFLAWEADDGEIGVLLCSGTRLVSGSNTRRLRLWAVGAVPELRCKDSRARSSSVFMERELTLDGAVVSAVFHDTMDMGVVGTTAGTLWYVSWVEGSSTRLISGHRSKVNEVVFSPSASHWATCSDDGSVRVWSLASMELLIQFQVLNQSCLCLAWSPASCARPEQQQVAAGYSDGTLRVFSISRIAMELKMHPHRAALTAIAYSADGQTILSGDKDGLVAVSRPRTGMTFRVLSDHRGALISTVQSRSKEGPSQPPSSLVAFCPWDGSLLVCAGLGVRPEVVFYSLHQKQVVERIPLPFFAVSLSLSPGARLVAVGFAERVLRLVDCESGTMQDFAGHDDLVQLCRFAPSARLLFSAAHSEILVWEVAGPWAAGGASGSGPLLG is encoded by the exons ATGGCGAAGG CCTGGCAGCGCCCGTTCGTGAACGTCTTCCGACACTGcagggtgggggagtggaggCGGTGCAGCAGGGAAGGCGACGTGGCCGCCGTGACC GACAAGAGCCTGCGCTGCGCCGTGTACCGCATCCGGGACGCCCCGTCCGCCGGCGGCTACATCCAGCTCCCCGGGACCAGCATGCAGTCTCTGGGGCTCACGGGCCGCTACCTGTACGTGCTCTTCAGGCCCCTGCCCGGCAAGCATTTCATCATCCAGCTGGATGTGGCCACCAAG GACGGCCAGGTCGTCCGCATGTCCTTCTCCAACCTGTTCAAGGAATTCAAGTCTACGGCCACGTGGCTTCAGTTCCCCCTCATctgtggggctggggcagccACGAAAG GGGGGACCAGGGTCGGCGCCTCTGATGCCCGCTGGACGTGCCTGCAGCTCGACCTGCGCAACATTCTGCTGGTCTACGTAAACCGTCGCTACGGCCACCTCAAGAGCGTCAAGCTGTGCGCCAGCCTGCTCGTGAAGAGCCTCTACACCAGCGACCTGTGCTTTGACCCCA CTCTTACAGTCGCTGAGGCCCAGCGGGCGAGGCTCCGTGTCACACCTGTGCCTCGAGAGATGGCCTTCCCGGTGCCTGAGGACGAGAGCTGGTACGACCACTATGTCCACATCCG GTTTCCAAGCGACAGCTCAGAAGCATCTCCCGGGCCGGTTCAGGAGAGCCGCTCTCCTCCTGAGGCAG ATTTCCTGGGGCGTGTGCCGCGGCTTCTCCCTCACCCCGGGGCTTCCAGCAGTGCCGCCCAGGACGGGGCGCCCTCCGCGGGCCCCATAGCC CCTTGCCAGGCCCCCTCGGTGCCCAGGCCCCTTCCAGAGGTCAGCTTGTTCTGTGAGCCCTCAGAGGTTCCCACGGGGAGCGAGCCCTCGGCCCCCGCACACGCCAGGCACAAGCACGCAGCTGGCAACGGTGATGATGTGTCTGCCCCTAAGCCGACCGTGGAGCCCGCGGTCCGGGGGGATGTGGCCGTGCATAAG CCTTTCGGCGGAAAGCAGAGCAAGCAGGAGGTGGCCCTGGCCAAGCATCCCTTCCAAAAAAGA AGCTTCCTCCCAGATCCAATCCTGAGGCTCAAGGGCGTCGTTGGCTTCGGGGGCCACAGCACCAAATGG GCCCTGTGGACCAAGGACGGGTCTGCTGTGGTGTATCCCTGCCACGCGGTCGTCGTCGTTTTGCGCACCGACACCCGGGAGCAGCGCTGCCTGCTCGGCCACACTGACAAG GTTTCTGCCCTGGCGCTGGATGGGGACAACGTGCTGCTGGCCTCGGCCCAGGCCCGGCCCTCAAGCATGCTGCGCCTCTGGGATTTCGGGACCGGGGCTTGCCTGTCCCTGTTCCGGAGCCCGGCCCACACGCTCTGCTCCCTCAG CTTCTCCCGCGGCGGGGCGCTGCTCTGTGGGGTCGGCAAGGACCGGCAGGGAAGGACG GTGGTGGTGGCCTGGGGCACGGCCCAGGTGGGGCGAGGAGGTGAGCCAGTTCTTCTCGCGAAGACGCACACCGGGGTTGACATCCAGGCGTTCGAGGTGGCCTTTTTTGATGAAACCAG GATGGCGTCGTGCGGGCAGGGCAGCGTGCGGCTGTGGCGGCTGCGAGGGGGGCAGCTGCGGTCCTGCCCGGTGGACTTGGGGGAGCACCGTGTTCTGGAGTTGACCGACCTGGCCTTCGGGCCGGCCCACGATGGCCATATGCT CTACGTGTGCGGCCGCAGTGGCCACATCTTGGAGATCGACCACCAGCACATGGCCGTGCGGCACGCTCGCCGTCTCCTGCCCGTGTGGACGCCTGGCAGCCCTGTGTCACAGAAGCAGACCTTCGGCTCGG GCCCCGGCATTTCCATCAGCAGCCTCAGCACATCCCAGGCTACGTGCGCCGTGGGCTCCGAGGACGGCTATCTGCGCCTCTGGCCGCTGGACTTCTCTTCTGTGCTCCTGGAGGCAG AGCATGAGGGGCCAGTCACCTGGGTGCGCGTCAGCCCAGATGGTCTGCGTGTGCTGTCCGCCACGTCTCTGGGCCACCTAGGCTTCCTGGATGTGCCATCCCGGGAGTACCGCGTGCTGGTTCGCTCGCACACTGCTCCGGTGCTGGCCCTGGCCACCGAGTGCAGCCATGGGCAGCTGGCCACCGTGTCCCAGGACCACACTGTGCGCGTCTGGGACCTGGCGACCCTGCAGCAG CTTCATGACTTGAGGTCCCCCGAGGAGGCCCCGTGCACCGTCGCCTTCCACCCCACGCGGCCAGCCTTATTCTGCGGCTTCAGCAGCGGGGCCGTCCGTTccttcagcctggagtctgcCGAGGTCCTGGCAGCACACAG GTGTCACCAAGGCCCTGTCACCGGCCTGGCCGCCAGCCCCGACGGCAGCCTCCTCTTCAGCTCTTGCTCTTCGGGCACCCTGGCCCAGTACCACTGCGCCGCCACCCAGTGTCGCGTGCTGCGTGTAGCAG CTAACGTGGTGTGCCGGgacgcccaccccacccccaatgccCTGGTGCTTAGCGGGGACAGCCACCTGCTGGCCTTCGTGGGCCCTTCCAAGTACGTGGTGACTGTTATGAACGCGGCCTCGCTAGAGGAG CCTGCAGGTTGTGCCCGGCAGCCACTCACGGCTCTCCCCCAGCTGCTGCGAGTGGATGTCCGTGCCCTGGACCTGGCCAGCGCTCGTCTGGCCTCGGCGGTGGCCCTCTGCTTTGGCCCTGGACCCCCTGGCCACCTGTTGGTGTCCACCTCGTCGAGCACGGTCGTTGTGCTGGACAGCACATCGGGCCGCGTGGTTCGGGAG CTGCCAGCTGTCCACTCTGgggcctgcccctccctggctctcAGCAGGGATGCCCGCTTCCTGCTGACGGCCGCGGACCGCGCCATCAAGTTGTGGGACTACCCGACGCAGGCCTGCCCAGGCTGCCAG GTGTATATCGGCCATTCAGAGCCCGTACGAGCTGTGGCCTTCGCCCCTGACCAGCAGCGGCTCCTCAGTGTGGGGGATGCCATCTTCCTGTGGGACATTCTGGGCCCCCTGGAGAGGTCGCCTCCAGGAAG TGCTGGAGACTCACCTGGGGCACCCCCGACCTGCGAGGCTA GCCCAGATGCAAGGCAGCTGGAGGACGTGGTGTCCGGGGCCCACGGGCTCCCCCGGCAGCAGGTGCCTAAGCCATCGCAGGCGTCCCCACTGCAGCTGGGCGTCTGTGCGGGACTCCTCAGGGATGATGACG GTGCTTTCTCCTGGTCAGATGAAGAAGGACCCTCGGAGGAGAGCCACATCCCCGAGGGGCTCCGTCAGGGCTCGAGCCTGCCCGTGCTGGTGAAGGAGGCCAGCGGGGCTGGAGACGGGGTCTGGGGGTCTCCAGGGGACCCCCGGGGCCTCAGCAtgcatccccacccccatggcTGGCCCA GTGCTCAGGGCACCAGAAAAGCCCAGGTGTGTCCCTCTGCTCGCCCAGACTGCTACAAGCACTTCGTGGCACGCTACAAGACCTCCTCGCTACCCAAG AGTGCCTCCGTCTCCCGTGGCAGTGCTGAGCGTCTGCTCTTGAAGGCGGTCATGGGCTACAACGGGAATGGGCGGGCCAACGTGGTGTGGAAGCCAGACACAG GCTTCTTTGCCTACACGAGTGGCTgcttggtggtggtggaggaCCTGCACTCTGGCGCGCAGCAGCACTGGCTTGGTCACCCCGAGGAGATCTCCACGCTGGCCCTCAGCCACGATGCCCAG gtcctggcctctgcctcagGCTGCGGCAGCACCGCCTCCTGCTGCCAGATCCGCATCTGGAACGTGCCGGGGGGCTCCTGCCGGCAACTCATTTCTTACCACAGCACTGCTGTGCAAGCCCTGGCTTTTTCGCCAGACGACGAGCTGCTTGTCACACTGG GGGACTACGGTGACCGCACTCTGGCCCTGTGGAGCATGGCCACCTGTGAGCTGCTGTCGGCTACCTGCCTCCCGGAGCCAGTGCATGGAGTGGCATTTAACCCATGGGATGCTGGCGAGCTGGCCTGCGTGGGCCAATGTGCTGTCACCTTGTGGCTCCTGCGTGGCCCCAACGCCAGCCTCCAG GGCCGCCGAGAGCCCCTCCCTGAGGAGCTGGGGGCGGGCGAGCTGACATCGCTCTGCTATGGGGCTGCCCCTCTGCTCTACTGTGGCTCCAATGCTGGCCAGGTCTGCGTGTGGGACACCAGCGCCAGCCGCTGCTTCCTGGCCTGGGAGGCAGACGACGGCGAGATCG GAGTGCTGCTGTGCTCGGGCACGCGGCTGGTCAGCGGCAGCAACACAAGGCGGCTGCGCCTGTGGGCCGTGGGCGCTGTGCCTGAGCTGAGGTGCAAAGACTCCCGGGCCAG gtctAGCTCTGTGTTCATGGAGCGCGAGCTGACCTTGGACGGGGCCGTCGTGAGCGCGGTCTTCCACGACACCATGGACATGGGCGTGGTGGGCACCACAGCGGGCACGCTCTGGTACGTCAGCTGGGTGGAGGGCAGCAGCACGCGCCTCATCAGTGGCCACAGGAGCAAG GTGAACGAGGTGGTCTTCAGCCCCAGCGCGTCCCACTGGGCCACGTGCAGCGATGACGGGAGTGTGCGTGTGTGGTCCCTGGCCAGCATGGAGCTTCTGATCCAGTTTCAGGTGCTGAACCAG AGCTGCCTCTGTCTGGCTTGGAGCCCTGCCTCCTGTGCACGCCCGGAGCAGCAGCAGGTGGCAGCGGGCTACAGTGATGGCACGCTGCGAGTCTTCAGCATCTCCCGAATTGCAATGGAACTCAAGATGCACCCCCACCGGGCTGCACTGACGGCCATCGCCTACTCCGCTGACG GTCAGACCATCCTCTCCGGAGACAAGGATGGGCTTGTGGCCGTGAGCCGCCCCCGCACGGGGATGACGTTCCGTGTACTGAGTGACCACCGTGGTGCTCTGATCTCCACTGTCCAGAGCAGGAGCAAAGAG GGTCCCAGCCAACCACCGTCATCTCTTGTTGCCTTCTGCCCCTGGGACGGGTCCCTGCTGGTGTGTGCGGGCCTCGGCGTGCGTCCAGAGGTGGTCTTCTATAGCCTGCACCAGAAGCAG GTGGTGGAGAGGATCCCGTTGCCTTTCTTTGCCGTGTCCCTGAGCCTGTCCCCCGGAGCCCGCCTTGTGGCCGTTGGCTTTGCTG AGCGTGTGCTGAGGCTGGTGGACTGTGAGTCGGGGACCATGCAGGACTTCGCTGGCCACGATGACTTGGTGCAGCTCTGCAGGTTTGCCCCGTCCGCCCGGCTGCTCTTCTCCGCCGCCCACAGTGAGATCCTGGTGTGGGAAGTCGCAGggccctgggccgcaggtggGGCCTCAGGCTCAGGGCCCCTGCTTGGCTGA
- the WDR90 gene encoding WD repeat-containing protein 90 isoform X8, translating into MAKAWQRPFVNVFRHCRVGEWRRCSREGDVAAVTDKSLRCAVYRIRDAPSAGGYIQLPGTSMQSLGLTGRYLYVLFRPLPGKHFIIQLDVATKDGQVVRMSFSNLFKEFKSTATWLQFPLICGAGAATKGGTRVGASDARWTCLQLDLRNILLVYVNRRYGHLKSVKLCASLLVKSLYTSDLCFDPTLTVAEAQRARLRVTPVPREMAFPVPEDESWYDHYVHIRFPSDSSEASPGPVQESRSPPEADFLGRVPRLLPHPGASSSAAQDGAPSAGPIAPCQAPSVPRPLPEVSLFCEPSEVPTGSEPSAPAHARHKHAAGNGDDVSAPKPTVEPAVRGDVAVHKPFGGKQSKQEVALAKHPFQKRSFLPDPILRLKGVVGFGGHSTKWALWTKDGSAVVYPCHAVVVVLRTDTREQRCLLGHTDKVSALALDGDNVLLASAQARPSSMLRLWDFGTGACLSLFRSPAHTLCSLSFSRGGALLCGVGKDRQGRTVVVAWGTAQVGRGGEPVLLAKTHTGVDIQAFEVAFFDETRMASCGQGSVRLWRLRGGQLRSCPVDLGEHRVLELTDLAFGPAHDGHMLYVCGRSGHILEIDHQHMAVRHARRLLPVWTPGSPVSQKQTFGSGPGISISSLSTSQATCAVGSEDGYLRLWPLDFSSVLLEAEHEGPVTWVRVSPDGLRVLSATSLGHLGFLDVPSREYRVLVRSHTAPVLALATECSHGQLATVSQDHTVRVWDLATLQQLHDLRSPEEAPCTVAFHPTRPALFCGFSSGAVRSFSLESAEVLAAHRCHQGPVTGLAASPDGSLLFSSCSSGTLAQYHCAATQCRVLRVAANVVCRDAHPTPNALVLSGDSHLLAFVGPSKYVVTVMNAASLEEPAGCARQPLTALPQLLRVDVRALDLASARLASAVALCFGPGPPGHLLVSTSSSTVVVLDSTSGRVVRELPAVHSGACPSLALSRDARFLLTAADRAIKLWDYPTQACPGCQVYIGHSEPVRAVAFAPDQQRLLSVGDAIFLWDILGPLERSPPGSAGDSPGAPPTCEASPDARQLEDVVSGAHGLPRQQVPKPSQASPLQLGVCAGLLRDDDGAFSWSDEEGPSEESHIPEGLRQGSSLPVLVKEASGAGDGVWGSPGDPRGLSMHPHPHGWPSAQGTRKAQVCPSARPDCYKHFVARYKTSSLPKSASVSRGSAERLLLKAVMGYNGNGRANVVWKPDTGFFAYTSGCLVVVEDLHSGAQQHWLGHPEEISTLALSHDAQVLASASGCGSTASCCQIRIWNVPGGSCRQLISYHSTAVQALAFSPDDELLVTLGDYGDRTLALWSMATCELLSATCLPEPVHGVAFNPWDAGELACVGQCAVTLWLLRGPNASLQGRREPLPEELGAGELTSLCYGAAPLLYCGSNAGQVCVWDTSASRCFLAWEADDGEIGVLLCSGTRLVSGSNTRRLRLWAVGAVPELRCKDSRARSSSVFMERELTLDGAVVSAVFHDTMDMGVVGTTAGTLWYVSWVEGSSTRLISGHRSKVNEVVFSPSASHWATCSDDGSVRVWSLASMELLIQFQVLNQSCLCLAWSPASCARPEQQQVAAGYSDGTLRVFSISRIAMELKMHPHRAALTAIAYSADGQTILSGDKDGLVAVSRPRTGMTFRVLSDHRGALISTVQSRSKEVVERIPLPFFAVSLSLSPGARLVAVGFAERVLRLVDCESGTMQDFAGHDDLVQLCRFAPSARLLFSAAHSEILVWEVAGPWAAGGASGSGPLLG; encoded by the exons ATGGCGAAGG CCTGGCAGCGCCCGTTCGTGAACGTCTTCCGACACTGcagggtgggggagtggaggCGGTGCAGCAGGGAAGGCGACGTGGCCGCCGTGACC GACAAGAGCCTGCGCTGCGCCGTGTACCGCATCCGGGACGCCCCGTCCGCCGGCGGCTACATCCAGCTCCCCGGGACCAGCATGCAGTCTCTGGGGCTCACGGGCCGCTACCTGTACGTGCTCTTCAGGCCCCTGCCCGGCAAGCATTTCATCATCCAGCTGGATGTGGCCACCAAG GACGGCCAGGTCGTCCGCATGTCCTTCTCCAACCTGTTCAAGGAATTCAAGTCTACGGCCACGTGGCTTCAGTTCCCCCTCATctgtggggctggggcagccACGAAAG GGGGGACCAGGGTCGGCGCCTCTGATGCCCGCTGGACGTGCCTGCAGCTCGACCTGCGCAACATTCTGCTGGTCTACGTAAACCGTCGCTACGGCCACCTCAAGAGCGTCAAGCTGTGCGCCAGCCTGCTCGTGAAGAGCCTCTACACCAGCGACCTGTGCTTTGACCCCA CTCTTACAGTCGCTGAGGCCCAGCGGGCGAGGCTCCGTGTCACACCTGTGCCTCGAGAGATGGCCTTCCCGGTGCCTGAGGACGAGAGCTGGTACGACCACTATGTCCACATCCG GTTTCCAAGCGACAGCTCAGAAGCATCTCCCGGGCCGGTTCAGGAGAGCCGCTCTCCTCCTGAGGCAG ATTTCCTGGGGCGTGTGCCGCGGCTTCTCCCTCACCCCGGGGCTTCCAGCAGTGCCGCCCAGGACGGGGCGCCCTCCGCGGGCCCCATAGCC CCTTGCCAGGCCCCCTCGGTGCCCAGGCCCCTTCCAGAGGTCAGCTTGTTCTGTGAGCCCTCAGAGGTTCCCACGGGGAGCGAGCCCTCGGCCCCCGCACACGCCAGGCACAAGCACGCAGCTGGCAACGGTGATGATGTGTCTGCCCCTAAGCCGACCGTGGAGCCCGCGGTCCGGGGGGATGTGGCCGTGCATAAG CCTTTCGGCGGAAAGCAGAGCAAGCAGGAGGTGGCCCTGGCCAAGCATCCCTTCCAAAAAAGA AGCTTCCTCCCAGATCCAATCCTGAGGCTCAAGGGCGTCGTTGGCTTCGGGGGCCACAGCACCAAATGG GCCCTGTGGACCAAGGACGGGTCTGCTGTGGTGTATCCCTGCCACGCGGTCGTCGTCGTTTTGCGCACCGACACCCGGGAGCAGCGCTGCCTGCTCGGCCACACTGACAAG GTTTCTGCCCTGGCGCTGGATGGGGACAACGTGCTGCTGGCCTCGGCCCAGGCCCGGCCCTCAAGCATGCTGCGCCTCTGGGATTTCGGGACCGGGGCTTGCCTGTCCCTGTTCCGGAGCCCGGCCCACACGCTCTGCTCCCTCAG CTTCTCCCGCGGCGGGGCGCTGCTCTGTGGGGTCGGCAAGGACCGGCAGGGAAGGACG GTGGTGGTGGCCTGGGGCACGGCCCAGGTGGGGCGAGGAGGTGAGCCAGTTCTTCTCGCGAAGACGCACACCGGGGTTGACATCCAGGCGTTCGAGGTGGCCTTTTTTGATGAAACCAG GATGGCGTCGTGCGGGCAGGGCAGCGTGCGGCTGTGGCGGCTGCGAGGGGGGCAGCTGCGGTCCTGCCCGGTGGACTTGGGGGAGCACCGTGTTCTGGAGTTGACCGACCTGGCCTTCGGGCCGGCCCACGATGGCCATATGCT CTACGTGTGCGGCCGCAGTGGCCACATCTTGGAGATCGACCACCAGCACATGGCCGTGCGGCACGCTCGCCGTCTCCTGCCCGTGTGGACGCCTGGCAGCCCTGTGTCACAGAAGCAGACCTTCGGCTCGG GCCCCGGCATTTCCATCAGCAGCCTCAGCACATCCCAGGCTACGTGCGCCGTGGGCTCCGAGGACGGCTATCTGCGCCTCTGGCCGCTGGACTTCTCTTCTGTGCTCCTGGAGGCAG AGCATGAGGGGCCAGTCACCTGGGTGCGCGTCAGCCCAGATGGTCTGCGTGTGCTGTCCGCCACGTCTCTGGGCCACCTAGGCTTCCTGGATGTGCCATCCCGGGAGTACCGCGTGCTGGTTCGCTCGCACACTGCTCCGGTGCTGGCCCTGGCCACCGAGTGCAGCCATGGGCAGCTGGCCACCGTGTCCCAGGACCACACTGTGCGCGTCTGGGACCTGGCGACCCTGCAGCAG CTTCATGACTTGAGGTCCCCCGAGGAGGCCCCGTGCACCGTCGCCTTCCACCCCACGCGGCCAGCCTTATTCTGCGGCTTCAGCAGCGGGGCCGTCCGTTccttcagcctggagtctgcCGAGGTCCTGGCAGCACACAG GTGTCACCAAGGCCCTGTCACCGGCCTGGCCGCCAGCCCCGACGGCAGCCTCCTCTTCAGCTCTTGCTCTTCGGGCACCCTGGCCCAGTACCACTGCGCCGCCACCCAGTGTCGCGTGCTGCGTGTAGCAG CTAACGTGGTGTGCCGGgacgcccaccccacccccaatgccCTGGTGCTTAGCGGGGACAGCCACCTGCTGGCCTTCGTGGGCCCTTCCAAGTACGTGGTGACTGTTATGAACGCGGCCTCGCTAGAGGAG CCTGCAGGTTGTGCCCGGCAGCCACTCACGGCTCTCCCCCAGCTGCTGCGAGTGGATGTCCGTGCCCTGGACCTGGCCAGCGCTCGTCTGGCCTCGGCGGTGGCCCTCTGCTTTGGCCCTGGACCCCCTGGCCACCTGTTGGTGTCCACCTCGTCGAGCACGGTCGTTGTGCTGGACAGCACATCGGGCCGCGTGGTTCGGGAG CTGCCAGCTGTCCACTCTGgggcctgcccctccctggctctcAGCAGGGATGCCCGCTTCCTGCTGACGGCCGCGGACCGCGCCATCAAGTTGTGGGACTACCCGACGCAGGCCTGCCCAGGCTGCCAG GTGTATATCGGCCATTCAGAGCCCGTACGAGCTGTGGCCTTCGCCCCTGACCAGCAGCGGCTCCTCAGTGTGGGGGATGCCATCTTCCTGTGGGACATTCTGGGCCCCCTGGAGAGGTCGCCTCCAGGAAG TGCTGGAGACTCACCTGGGGCACCCCCGACCTGCGAGGCTA GCCCAGATGCAAGGCAGCTGGAGGACGTGGTGTCCGGGGCCCACGGGCTCCCCCGGCAGCAGGTGCCTAAGCCATCGCAGGCGTCCCCACTGCAGCTGGGCGTCTGTGCGGGACTCCTCAGGGATGATGACG GTGCTTTCTCCTGGTCAGATGAAGAAGGACCCTCGGAGGAGAGCCACATCCCCGAGGGGCTCCGTCAGGGCTCGAGCCTGCCCGTGCTGGTGAAGGAGGCCAGCGGGGCTGGAGACGGGGTCTGGGGGTCTCCAGGGGACCCCCGGGGCCTCAGCAtgcatccccacccccatggcTGGCCCA GTGCTCAGGGCACCAGAAAAGCCCAGGTGTGTCCCTCTGCTCGCCCAGACTGCTACAAGCACTTCGTGGCACGCTACAAGACCTCCTCGCTACCCAAG AGTGCCTCCGTCTCCCGTGGCAGTGCTGAGCGTCTGCTCTTGAAGGCGGTCATGGGCTACAACGGGAATGGGCGGGCCAACGTGGTGTGGAAGCCAGACACAG GCTTCTTTGCCTACACGAGTGGCTgcttggtggtggtggaggaCCTGCACTCTGGCGCGCAGCAGCACTGGCTTGGTCACCCCGAGGAGATCTCCACGCTGGCCCTCAGCCACGATGCCCAG gtcctggcctctgcctcagGCTGCGGCAGCACCGCCTCCTGCTGCCAGATCCGCATCTGGAACGTGCCGGGGGGCTCCTGCCGGCAACTCATTTCTTACCACAGCACTGCTGTGCAAGCCCTGGCTTTTTCGCCAGACGACGAGCTGCTTGTCACACTGG GGGACTACGGTGACCGCACTCTGGCCCTGTGGAGCATGGCCACCTGTGAGCTGCTGTCGGCTACCTGCCTCCCGGAGCCAGTGCATGGAGTGGCATTTAACCCATGGGATGCTGGCGAGCTGGCCTGCGTGGGCCAATGTGCTGTCACCTTGTGGCTCCTGCGTGGCCCCAACGCCAGCCTCCAG GGCCGCCGAGAGCCCCTCCCTGAGGAGCTGGGGGCGGGCGAGCTGACATCGCTCTGCTATGGGGCTGCCCCTCTGCTCTACTGTGGCTCCAATGCTGGCCAGGTCTGCGTGTGGGACACCAGCGCCAGCCGCTGCTTCCTGGCCTGGGAGGCAGACGACGGCGAGATCG GAGTGCTGCTGTGCTCGGGCACGCGGCTGGTCAGCGGCAGCAACACAAGGCGGCTGCGCCTGTGGGCCGTGGGCGCTGTGCCTGAGCTGAGGTGCAAAGACTCCCGGGCCAG gtctAGCTCTGTGTTCATGGAGCGCGAGCTGACCTTGGACGGGGCCGTCGTGAGCGCGGTCTTCCACGACACCATGGACATGGGCGTGGTGGGCACCACAGCGGGCACGCTCTGGTACGTCAGCTGGGTGGAGGGCAGCAGCACGCGCCTCATCAGTGGCCACAGGAGCAAG GTGAACGAGGTGGTCTTCAGCCCCAGCGCGTCCCACTGGGCCACGTGCAGCGATGACGGGAGTGTGCGTGTGTGGTCCCTGGCCAGCATGGAGCTTCTGATCCAGTTTCAGGTGCTGAACCAG AGCTGCCTCTGTCTGGCTTGGAGCCCTGCCTCCTGTGCACGCCCGGAGCAGCAGCAGGTGGCAGCGGGCTACAGTGATGGCACGCTGCGAGTCTTCAGCATCTCCCGAATTGCAATGGAACTCAAGATGCACCCCCACCGGGCTGCACTGACGGCCATCGCCTACTCCGCTGACG GTCAGACCATCCTCTCCGGAGACAAGGATGGGCTTGTGGCCGTGAGCCGCCCCCGCACGGGGATGACGTTCCGTGTACTGAGTGACCACCGTGGTGCTCTGATCTCCACTGTCCAGAGCAGGAGCAAAGAG GTGGTGGAGAGGATCCCGTTGCCTTTCTTTGCCGTGTCCCTGAGCCTGTCCCCCGGAGCCCGCCTTGTGGCCGTTGGCTTTGCTG AGCGTGTGCTGAGGCTGGTGGACTGTGAGTCGGGGACCATGCAGGACTTCGCTGGCCACGATGACTTGGTGCAGCTCTGCAGGTTTGCCCCGTCCGCCCGGCTGCTCTTCTCCGCCGCCCACAGTGAGATCCTGGTGTGGGAAGTCGCAGggccctgggccgcaggtggGGCCTCAGGCTCAGGGCCCCTGCTTGGCTGA